A stretch of Aedes aegypti strain LVP_AGWG chromosome 2, AaegL5.0 Primary Assembly, whole genome shotgun sequence DNA encodes these proteins:
- the LOC5567125 gene encoding uncharacterized protein LOC5567125 translates to MQPENDTSGTTAASSHLQFLSNIAHGSFGLAKYAYHKTGDASNYVVNGIKDSSHTAQVVDASKNVYSTAKDYHRKICESPITEQTLQWTGSALRYMAGATYNTGLQAYQIVSTNPITGPVLRFTGAGIGSAITLNLMATSVASRAGRELVRASCIRNSLWIFNKLHLPNTLRASAVFAGVSTQNYIASGVIPGLFTAWAIYDGYRVARYCYDAYQDKERERSQQAERLNEAVQMLFDFPEDLAAQQIKTNNSKGLKSKL, encoded by the coding sequence ATGCAGCCAGAAAACGACACATCGGGGACTACAGCCGCATCGAGCCATTTGCAGTTTCTGAGCAATATAGCACACGGAAGTTTCGGATTGGCCAAGTATGCTTACCACAAAACGGGCGATGCCTCCAACTATGTAGTTAATGGAATAAAGGACAGTTCGCATACAGCCCAGGTAGTCGATGCGAGTAAAAATGTATACAGCACAGCCAAAGACTACCATCGCAAAATCTGCGAGAGCCCAATCACCGAACAGACCCTCCAGTGGACAGGATCGGCCTTACGTTATATGGCCGGAGCCACTTACAACACTGGCCTGCAGGCTTATCAGATAGTATCTACCAACCCAATTACGGGCCCGGTACTTCGATTTACCGGCGCTGGAATTGGTTCCGCCATCACACTGAACTTAATGGCCACATCGGTGGCGAGCCGTGCCGGGAGAGAACTAGTAAGGGCATCGTGTATTCGCAACTCCTTGTGGATATTCAACAAGCTGCATTTACCGAACACGCTGAGGGCATCGGCCGTTTTCGCAGGAGTTAGCACTCAGAACTACATCGCTTCTGGGGTGATTCCTGGTTTGTTCACAGCATGGGCGATCTATGATGGGTACCGTGTCGCTCGGTATTGTTACGATGCGTACCAGGACAAGGAACGGGAACGGTCGCAGCAAGCTGAGCGATTGAACGAGGCTGTCCAGATGTTGTTTGACTTTCCAGAGGATTTGGCAGCCCAgcaaatcaagaccaacaattcaaaaggcctcaagtccaaattgtaa